From Penaeus vannamei isolate JL-2024 chromosome 12, ASM4276789v1, whole genome shotgun sequence, the proteins below share one genomic window:
- the LOC138863624 gene encoding uncharacterized protein has protein sequence MKTAPSGNIDNEDFDRGLLELRNIPNATGRLPAQILYGRTLRSCVPAHPESFSEEWQEKSEDCDRRAAAQAEQVRQWYDQHARSLPKLHVGQTVRIQDPTSLRWDKIGTVIGCGRTRDYEIRLPSGRVWWRNRRFLRPVPTPSADPFPHIPVTPCSDMKTKSSISVPTSIKATDEKTVR, from the coding sequence ATGAAAACGGCGCCCTCCGGCAACATCGATAATGAAGACTTCGACAGAGGCCTCCTTGAACTGCGCAACATCCCTAACGCCACAGGAAGATTGCCAGCGCAGATTCTCTACGGACGCACGCTTCGATCCTGCGTTCCGGCCCACCCGGAATCCTTCTCAGAGGAATGGCAGGAGAAATCCGAAGACTGTGACCGCCGAGCAGCCGCCCAAGCCGAACAAGTCAGACAGTGGTACGATCAGCATGCCCGTAGTCTGCCGAAGTTGCATGTGGGACAGACAGTACGTATCCAGGACCCGACTTCGCTACGCTGGGACAAGATCGGAACCGTTATAGGCTGTGGAAGAACCAGGGACTATGAGATCAGACTACCGAGTGGACGAGTCTGGTGGCGAAACCGACGTTTCCTGCGACCAGTGCCTACCCCTAGTGCTGatcccttcccccacatccctGTGACACCTTGCTCGGACATGAAAACGAAGTCCTCTATCAGTGTTCCCACGTCGATCAAAGCGACTGATGAAAAAACAGTCCGCTAG